The Nerophis lumbriciformis linkage group LG24, RoL_Nlum_v2.1, whole genome shotgun sequence genome includes a region encoding these proteins:
- the igfals gene encoding uncharacterized protein igfals isoform X1: MSTAGMQTIGLFFLWVLGTSALLPDPSPTKEEPIPCSKGCTCLHDEYSLELNMYCSARNFTQLPTDMPRSTHSLWLDGNLFTLLPAASFKDLNTLNFLNLQSGQLASVDAQAFRGLRSLAHIHLERNRLRTLPGNIFQNTPNLASISLHNNQLSRVDERLFSGLSHMWLLNLGWNSIAVLPETVFHDLHGLRELILAGNRLAYLQPQLFQNLAELKELDLTGNYLKVIKANVFVKLIKLRKLYLAQNQIGTVAPRAFIGMRALRWLDLNNNKLTSLHEDTFLGLHTLHVLRLSNNSIAGIRPRTFRDLLFLEELRLSHNKIRALGDRVFEGLGHLEVLELEHNQVQAAQEGSFTGLSHVAVINLSGSCFHSLPDQVFKGLSKLHSLHLDKGCLTRITTQAFTGLSGLRRLFLQHNNISAVERQSFADLAGLLGLDLSFNKLDVLTSNTFSGLKNLEYLVLSNNECRQFLQNGTKNLLPRMRYLDLRANTLTSLVPDFSENMEKLLLSGNRWRCDCGALPLRNYSLRNPQVVPRRVETHAEGDEPDSTITIYNNITCASPTRLAGQDLRDIDTELFQTCRAAAH; encoded by the coding sequence ATGTCCACAGCTGGGATGCAAACCATCGGGCTATTTTTCCTGTGGGTACTGGGAACATCAGCGTTGTTGCCAGACCCCAGTCCCACCAAAGAAGAACCCATCCCGTGTTCTAAAGGATGCACCTGTCTACACGATGAGTACAGCTTGGAGCTCAACATGTACTGCAGCGCCCGCAACTTCACTCAACTCCCGACCGACATGCCACGATCCACGCACTCCCTCTGGCTGGACGGCAACCTATTCACCTTGCTTCCGGCGGCCTCCTTCAAGGATCTGAACACTCTCAACTTCTTGAACTTGCAGAGCGGCCAGCTGGCGAGTGTTGACGCTCAGGCCTTCAGAGGACTGAGGTCGCTGGCTCATATTCACCTGGAGCGCAATCGCCTGCGCACATTACCAGGTAACATCTTCCAGAACACGCCAAACCTAGCCTCTATTAGTCTGCACAACAACCAGCTCAGTCGAGTTGATGAGAGACTCTTTTCTGGACTTTCGCACATGTGGCTTCTGAACTTGGGGTGGAACTCCATAGCGGTCTTACCTGAGACGGTTTTCCACGACTTACACGGCCTGCGGGAGCTCATTTTAGCTGGAAATCGACTTGCTTACTTGCAGCCACAACTCTTCCAGAATCTGGCTGAGCTGAAAGAGTTGGATCTTACGGGAAATTACCTAAAAGTCATCAAAGCCAACGTGTTTGTTAAGCTAATTAAACTACGGAAACTCTACCTGGCCCAGAACCAAATTGGGACCGTGGCACCAAGAGCCTTCATAGGCATGAGAGCTCTCAGATGGTTGGAtctcaacaacaacaagctgacTTCTCTCCATGAGGACACCTTCTTGGGCTTGCATACTCTTCACGTGCTGCGGCTTTCCAACAACTCAATCGCCGGCATCAGGCCCAGGACGTTCCGTGATCTGCTGTTCTTGGAGGAGCTGCGACTCAGCCACAACAAAATCCGTGCCCTGGGAGACAGAGTTTTTGAAGGCCTTGGCCATCTCGAGGTTCTAGAGCTTGAGCACAATCAAGTCCAGGCGGCACAAGAGGGGAGTTTTACAGGACTATCCCACGTGGCCGTTATCAACCTGTCCGGAAGCTGCTTCCACAGTCTACCGGATCAGGTCTTCAAAGGTCTGTCCAAGCTTCACAGCCTTCATCTGGACAAAGGCTGCCTTACAAGAATTACAACCCAGGCCTTCACAGGTCTCTCCGGTCTGAGGAGACTTTTCCTGCAGCACAACAACATATCCGCAGTGGAACGCCAGAGCTTTGCAGACCTGGCAGGCCTGTTGGGACTGGACTTAAGTTTTAACAAGCTGGACGTTCTCACGAGCAACACATTCTCCGGGCTTAAGAATCTGGAATACTTGGTCCTGTCCAACAACGAATGCCGTCAATTTTTGCAAAACGGCACCAAGAATCTTCTGCCGAGAATGCGCTACCTTGACCTGAGAGCTAACACCCTGACCAGCCTCGTCCCGGACTTCTCAGAGAACATGGAGAAGCTCTTGCTGTCCGGAAACCGCTGGAGGTGCGACTGTGGGGCACTGCCGTTACGTAACTACAGCTTGAGGAATCCACAGGTGGTTCCTCGGAGAGTGGAGACCCACGCAGAAGGCGACGAACCCGACAGTACTATCACGATATACAACAACATAACATGCGCTAGCCCGACACGTTTGGCCGGTCAGGATCTACGGGATATCGACACAGAACTTTTCCAGACTTGCAGAGCAGCTGCGCACTAA
- the igfals gene encoding uncharacterized protein igfals isoform X2, whose amino-acid sequence MQTIGLFFLWVLGTSALLPDPSPTKEEPIPCSKGCTCLHDEYSLELNMYCSARNFTQLPTDMPRSTHSLWLDGNLFTLLPAASFKDLNTLNFLNLQSGQLASVDAQAFRGLRSLAHIHLERNRLRTLPGNIFQNTPNLASISLHNNQLSRVDERLFSGLSHMWLLNLGWNSIAVLPETVFHDLHGLRELILAGNRLAYLQPQLFQNLAELKELDLTGNYLKVIKANVFVKLIKLRKLYLAQNQIGTVAPRAFIGMRALRWLDLNNNKLTSLHEDTFLGLHTLHVLRLSNNSIAGIRPRTFRDLLFLEELRLSHNKIRALGDRVFEGLGHLEVLELEHNQVQAAQEGSFTGLSHVAVINLSGSCFHSLPDQVFKGLSKLHSLHLDKGCLTRITTQAFTGLSGLRRLFLQHNNISAVERQSFADLAGLLGLDLSFNKLDVLTSNTFSGLKNLEYLVLSNNECRQFLQNGTKNLLPRMRYLDLRANTLTSLVPDFSENMEKLLLSGNRWRCDCGALPLRNYSLRNPQVVPRRVETHAEGDEPDSTITIYNNITCASPTRLAGQDLRDIDTELFQTCRAAAH is encoded by the coding sequence ATGCAAACCATCGGGCTATTTTTCCTGTGGGTACTGGGAACATCAGCGTTGTTGCCAGACCCCAGTCCCACCAAAGAAGAACCCATCCCGTGTTCTAAAGGATGCACCTGTCTACACGATGAGTACAGCTTGGAGCTCAACATGTACTGCAGCGCCCGCAACTTCACTCAACTCCCGACCGACATGCCACGATCCACGCACTCCCTCTGGCTGGACGGCAACCTATTCACCTTGCTTCCGGCGGCCTCCTTCAAGGATCTGAACACTCTCAACTTCTTGAACTTGCAGAGCGGCCAGCTGGCGAGTGTTGACGCTCAGGCCTTCAGAGGACTGAGGTCGCTGGCTCATATTCACCTGGAGCGCAATCGCCTGCGCACATTACCAGGTAACATCTTCCAGAACACGCCAAACCTAGCCTCTATTAGTCTGCACAACAACCAGCTCAGTCGAGTTGATGAGAGACTCTTTTCTGGACTTTCGCACATGTGGCTTCTGAACTTGGGGTGGAACTCCATAGCGGTCTTACCTGAGACGGTTTTCCACGACTTACACGGCCTGCGGGAGCTCATTTTAGCTGGAAATCGACTTGCTTACTTGCAGCCACAACTCTTCCAGAATCTGGCTGAGCTGAAAGAGTTGGATCTTACGGGAAATTACCTAAAAGTCATCAAAGCCAACGTGTTTGTTAAGCTAATTAAACTACGGAAACTCTACCTGGCCCAGAACCAAATTGGGACCGTGGCACCAAGAGCCTTCATAGGCATGAGAGCTCTCAGATGGTTGGAtctcaacaacaacaagctgacTTCTCTCCATGAGGACACCTTCTTGGGCTTGCATACTCTTCACGTGCTGCGGCTTTCCAACAACTCAATCGCCGGCATCAGGCCCAGGACGTTCCGTGATCTGCTGTTCTTGGAGGAGCTGCGACTCAGCCACAACAAAATCCGTGCCCTGGGAGACAGAGTTTTTGAAGGCCTTGGCCATCTCGAGGTTCTAGAGCTTGAGCACAATCAAGTCCAGGCGGCACAAGAGGGGAGTTTTACAGGACTATCCCACGTGGCCGTTATCAACCTGTCCGGAAGCTGCTTCCACAGTCTACCGGATCAGGTCTTCAAAGGTCTGTCCAAGCTTCACAGCCTTCATCTGGACAAAGGCTGCCTTACAAGAATTACAACCCAGGCCTTCACAGGTCTCTCCGGTCTGAGGAGACTTTTCCTGCAGCACAACAACATATCCGCAGTGGAACGCCAGAGCTTTGCAGACCTGGCAGGCCTGTTGGGACTGGACTTAAGTTTTAACAAGCTGGACGTTCTCACGAGCAACACATTCTCCGGGCTTAAGAATCTGGAATACTTGGTCCTGTCCAACAACGAATGCCGTCAATTTTTGCAAAACGGCACCAAGAATCTTCTGCCGAGAATGCGCTACCTTGACCTGAGAGCTAACACCCTGACCAGCCTCGTCCCGGACTTCTCAGAGAACATGGAGAAGCTCTTGCTGTCCGGAAACCGCTGGAGGTGCGACTGTGGGGCACTGCCGTTACGTAACTACAGCTTGAGGAATCCACAGGTGGTTCCTCGGAGAGTGGAGACCCACGCAGAAGGCGACGAACCCGACAGTACTATCACGATATACAACAACATAACATGCGCTAGCCCGACACGTTTGGCCGGTCAGGATCTACGGGATATCGACACAGAACTTTTCCAGACTTGCAGAGCAGCTGCGCACTAA